A single genomic interval of uncultured Pseudodesulfovibrio sp. harbors:
- the dsrA gene encoding dissimilatory-type sulfite reductase subunit alpha yields MAKHKTPLLDQLESGPWPSFVSDIKQEAANRAKNEKGLDYQVAVDCPEDLLGVLEMSYTDGETHWKHGGIVGVFGYGGGVIGRYCDQPEMFPGVAHFHTIRVAQPNGKWYSTKLLRDLMDIWDLRGSGLTNMHGATGDIVFLGTSTPQLEEIFWELTHDLDIDLGGSGSNLRTPATCMGMSRCEYACYDTQELCYNLTMEYQDELHRPAFPYKFKFKFDGCPNGCVAAIARSDLSFLGTWKDPIKIDQEKVAAYVGGEIAPNAGAHAGRDWGAFDIQKEVVDLCPSQCLSYEGGKLIMDHKECVRCMHCINTMPQALKIGDERGCSILCGAKAPILDGPQMGSLLVPFIEVNKDDDYQAIKDIIENVWDWWMDEGKNRERIGETMKRLGFAALAEAAGIDADPRHVQEPRHNPYIFWKAEDVEGGWERDINDFRKRHQR; encoded by the coding sequence ATGGCGAAACACAAAACTCCTCTGTTGGATCAGCTGGAAAGCGGCCCGTGGCCCAGCTTCGTATCCGACATCAAACAGGAGGCAGCAAACCGAGCCAAGAATGAAAAAGGTCTTGACTACCAGGTCGCAGTGGACTGCCCTGAAGATCTGCTCGGTGTTCTTGAAATGTCTTACACCGATGGTGAGACTCACTGGAAGCACGGCGGCATCGTTGGCGTTTTCGGTTACGGCGGCGGCGTTATCGGCCGTTACTGTGACCAGCCCGAGATGTTCCCCGGCGTTGCTCACTTCCACACCATCCGCGTGGCTCAGCCCAACGGTAAGTGGTACAGCACCAAGCTGCTTCGCGACCTGATGGACATCTGGGACCTCCGCGGTTCCGGTCTGACCAACATGCACGGCGCAACCGGCGACATCGTTTTCCTCGGTACCTCGACTCCTCAGCTTGAGGAAATCTTCTGGGAACTGACTCACGATCTGGACATCGACCTCGGTGGTTCCGGCTCCAACCTGCGTACCCCCGCTACCTGCATGGGTATGTCTCGCTGTGAGTACGCCTGTTACGACACTCAGGAACTGTGTTACAACCTGACCATGGAATACCAGGATGAACTGCATCGTCCGGCATTCCCCTACAAGTTCAAATTCAAGTTCGATGGCTGCCCGAACGGTTGTGTCGCTGCTATCGCTCGTTCCGACCTTTCTTTCCTCGGTACCTGGAAAGACCCGATCAAAATCGATCAGGAAAAGGTTGCTGCTTACGTTGGTGGCGAGATCGCCCCGAACGCAGGCGCCCACGCCGGTCGCGACTGGGGTGCATTCGACATCCAGAAAGAAGTTGTCGACCTCTGCCCGAGCCAGTGCCTGAGCTACGAAGGTGGCAAGCTGATCATGGACCACAAGGAATGTGTCCGTTGCATGCACTGCATCAACACCATGCCTCAGGCTCTGAAGATCGGTGACGAACGCGGCTGTTCCATCCTCTGTGGTGCAAAGGCCCCGATCCTCGACGGTCCCCAGATGGGTTCCCTGCTCGTGCCTTTCATCGAAGTCAACAAGGACGACGACTACCAGGCCATCAAGGACATCATTGAGAATGTCTGGGATTGGTGGATGGACGAAGGTAAGAACCGTGAGCGTATCGGTGAGACCATGAAGCGTCTCGGTTTCGCTGCTCTGGCCGAAGCTGCCGGCATCGATGCTGATCCCCGCCACGTTCAGGAACCCCGCCACAACCCCTACATCTTCTGGAAAGCGGAAGACGTTGAAGGTGGTTGGGAACGCGACATCAACGATTTCCGTAAACGCCACCAGCGCTAA
- a CDS encoding Gfo/Idh/MocA family oxidoreductase — MSQTNIAVIGSGYWGKNLVRNFSQLNALHTICDSNEQLLEHLKKQHPEARTCLAFNEILSNDEISGIAIATPAETHHALAKEALLAGKNVFVEKPLTLEESSAKELIALAEKHNRTLMVGHLLHYHPVFIALKAMAKSGELGRINYIYSNRLNLGKIRREENILWSFAPHDISMILSLAQEMPISVTATGGNYLHKEIADVTTTHLEFPSGMQAHIFVSWLHPFKEQKLVVVGDKKMAVFDDTKPWNEKLLLYPHQIHWEGNVPVPEKANAERVNIPEAEPLKAECQHFLDCITNENPPLTDGKEGLRVLKVLKEAQLSMDNHGKKVSTATSAPNAFVHESAVIDENTTIGDGSAVWHFSHILKDSTLGKNCKIGQNVTIGPEVSIGNNCKIQNNVSVYKGVTLEEDVFCGPSMVFTNVYNPRCHIPRMSELSETLVKRGATLGANSTIVCGNTIGSYAFVGAGSVVTKDVPDYALVVGNPARQIGWMCSCGIKLQADLTCPSCNAGYNKTALGLKPA; from the coding sequence ATGTCTCAAACAAACATAGCAGTCATAGGTTCGGGATACTGGGGAAAAAACCTTGTACGTAATTTTTCCCAACTCAATGCGCTTCACACTATTTGCGACAGCAATGAACAGCTTCTGGAACACCTCAAAAAACAACACCCGGAAGCCAGAACCTGCTTGGCGTTCAATGAAATTCTCAGCAATGACGAAATCTCCGGCATAGCGATAGCCACTCCCGCAGAAACACACCACGCCTTGGCCAAGGAAGCGCTGCTTGCCGGGAAAAACGTCTTTGTAGAAAAGCCGCTAACCCTCGAAGAATCCTCTGCCAAGGAGCTTATTGCACTGGCAGAGAAGCACAATCGAACTCTTATGGTCGGCCACCTGCTACATTATCACCCGGTATTTATCGCCTTAAAAGCCATGGCAAAAAGCGGCGAACTGGGGCGTATCAATTACATTTACTCCAACAGGCTCAATCTCGGGAAAATCCGCCGCGAGGAAAACATACTGTGGTCATTCGCTCCTCACGACATTTCCATGATTCTATCGCTTGCCCAAGAAATGCCAATATCCGTCACCGCCACAGGTGGGAATTACCTGCACAAGGAAATTGCCGACGTCACCACGACACACCTCGAATTTCCATCCGGCATGCAGGCTCACATCTTTGTATCCTGGCTCCACCCTTTCAAAGAACAAAAACTGGTGGTGGTTGGCGACAAAAAAATGGCTGTTTTTGACGACACCAAACCCTGGAACGAAAAGCTGCTCCTGTATCCACACCAAATCCATTGGGAAGGGAATGTCCCCGTCCCTGAAAAAGCAAACGCCGAACGAGTGAACATCCCGGAGGCAGAACCACTCAAAGCCGAATGCCAACACTTTCTGGACTGCATAACCAATGAAAATCCTCCTCTGACCGACGGAAAGGAAGGTTTGCGAGTACTGAAAGTCCTCAAGGAAGCTCAATTGTCAATGGACAACCACGGCAAAAAAGTCAGTACCGCCACTTCGGCCCCGAACGCATTTGTCCACGAAAGCGCAGTCATCGACGAAAACACCACGATCGGCGACGGCTCTGCTGTTTGGCACTTCTCACATATATTGAAAGACTCGACCCTCGGCAAAAATTGCAAAATCGGACAAAATGTGACCATTGGCCCCGAAGTGTCCATAGGCAACAACTGCAAAATCCAAAACAACGTTTCCGTATATAAAGGCGTGACCTTGGAAGAGGACGTCTTTTGTGGACCGTCAATGGTCTTCACCAATGTATACAACCCGCGGTGCCACATTCCACGCATGTCGGAACTCAGCGAAACACTGGTAAAAAGGGGCGCGACGTTAGGAGCGAATTCCACGATAGTCTGCGGCAACACCATTGGGAGCTACGCCTTTGTCGGGGCTGGTTCCGTGGTCACCAAAGATGTACCTGACTACGCTTTGGTTGTCGGCAACCCGGCCAGACAAATTGGTTGGATGTGCAGTTGCGGAATCAAGCTGCAGGCGGATTTAACATGCCCAAGCTGTAATGCGGGCTACAACAAAACCGCCCTGGGGTTAAAACCAGCGTAA
- a CDS encoding dissimilatory sulfite reductase D family protein: protein MEAAKAEILAFCESKSKNKSKFYFNDFTKLFPEEKSRAVKKILTALIQEEKLVFWSSGSTTMYGLAGAGKQAHSEGED, encoded by the coding sequence ATTGAAGCCGCAAAGGCTGAAATTCTTGCTTTTTGCGAGTCGAAGTCCAAGAACAAATCCAAATTCTATTTCAACGACTTCACCAAGCTTTTCCCGGAAGAGAAGAGCCGTGCAGTCAAGAAAATCCTGACCGCACTTATTCAGGAAGAAAAATTGGTGTTCTGGTCCTCCGGTTCCACCACCATGTACGGCCTTGCTGGCGCTGGCAAGCAGGCTCACTCCGAGGGCGAAGACTAG
- a CDS encoding glycosyltransferase — translation MNGAMSVLRLSVGDDGFVGNMKILFVIRGLQPGGAETQLVLLANGLASRGHDVSIAVCYPGGALESALDGVSLIGFDKKGRWDFSFLFRFIQYVRKVSPDVVHGYMGLGNILTAVCRPFVGPLLTVWGIRASNMDLDAYDFGSRVSFYAEKALSRFADCIIVNSYSGMEHAVSVGFPSDKLKVVPNGIDHGVYKGSSVRGEAFRKEIGVDVGTPVFGLIGRVDPMKGHDIFLQAASEFLATGKDAQFVCVGKVDTSYGRAMVSLSEKLAGLKGRVHWLGLRRDMASVYSGIDVLVSASRFGEGFSNVVGEAMACGTPCLVTDVGDSARIVGETGLVVKPEVPAFLAEGMGVMLDRVDRDETLGRRCRERIVEKFSPESLIAATERWVLKVSSEGRG, via the coding sequence ATGAATGGAGCAATGAGCGTTTTAAGGTTGTCTGTTGGCGATGACGGATTTGTAGGAAATATGAAAATACTATTTGTGATAAGAGGGTTGCAGCCCGGCGGAGCTGAGACCCAACTGGTGCTTCTGGCCAATGGCTTGGCAAGCAGGGGGCATGATGTGTCTATAGCCGTGTGCTATCCAGGCGGTGCGTTGGAAAGTGCACTGGATGGCGTGTCGCTGATTGGTTTTGACAAGAAGGGACGTTGGGATTTTTCGTTTTTATTTAGGTTTATTCAGTATGTACGAAAAGTGTCGCCAGACGTTGTTCACGGCTATATGGGATTGGGGAATATTTTGACCGCAGTGTGCAGACCGTTTGTAGGCCCTCTTTTGACCGTATGGGGAATCAGAGCTTCCAACATGGATTTGGACGCTTACGATTTCGGTTCCAGAGTGTCGTTTTATGCAGAAAAAGCGCTTTCTCGTTTCGCAGATTGTATTATTGTCAATTCTTACAGTGGCATGGAACACGCTGTTTCTGTCGGGTTTCCTTCGGACAAGCTGAAGGTCGTTCCCAATGGAATAGACCATGGTGTCTACAAGGGGTCATCTGTTCGAGGAGAGGCATTTAGAAAAGAAATAGGTGTGGATGTCGGGACTCCTGTTTTTGGGTTAATCGGTCGCGTTGACCCCATGAAGGGGCATGACATTTTTTTACAGGCCGCCTCGGAATTTCTTGCTACCGGTAAAGATGCTCAGTTTGTCTGTGTGGGCAAGGTGGATACCAGTTACGGCAGGGCCATGGTGAGCTTGTCCGAGAAGTTGGCCGGCCTTAAGGGGCGTGTTCATTGGCTGGGGCTGCGGCGAGATATGGCTTCGGTTTATAGTGGTATTGATGTTCTGGTTTCTGCTTCCCGGTTTGGGGAAGGTTTTTCCAATGTGGTGGGCGAGGCCATGGCTTGCGGAACCCCCTGCCTTGTTACGGACGTAGGGGATTCCGCCCGGATAGTGGGAGAGACTGGATTGGTCGTCAAGCCGGAGGTTCCTGCCTTTTTGGCGGAAGGTATGGGCGTGATGCTCGACAGGGTCGACCGGGATGAAACTCTTGGTAGGCGTTGTCGAGAGCGAATTGTGGAAAAATTTAGTCCAGAGAGCTTGATTGCCGCAACAGAACGGTGGGTTTTGAAAGTCAGTAGTGAGGGGCGGGGATGA
- a CDS encoding transcriptional activator RfaH, which yields MKRWYVVNTKLRQEGNAEAQLQNQGFTAWLPSFRKTRSHARRVDTVKAPLFTGYLFVELDLSKDSWSAVNGTWGVKHLLSQNGKPVPLPEGFVEDLKSRTDDDGTIILAEPTMKPGQKFRIMDGPFEDCIGTLQHLSGKDRVAILLNIFNKPVVTTAPRHMVMAI from the coding sequence ATGAAACGGTGGTACGTAGTCAACACCAAGCTACGGCAAGAGGGCAACGCCGAAGCCCAATTGCAGAACCAGGGTTTCACCGCCTGGCTGCCGAGCTTTCGCAAAACCCGATCCCATGCCCGCCGCGTGGACACGGTCAAAGCGCCGTTGTTCACTGGCTATCTCTTCGTGGAACTGGACCTCAGCAAAGATTCGTGGTCCGCGGTCAACGGCACCTGGGGCGTCAAGCACCTCTTGAGCCAGAACGGAAAACCGGTCCCACTGCCTGAAGGGTTCGTGGAAGACCTCAAAAGTCGCACCGATGATGACGGTACGATCATCCTCGCGGAACCCACCATGAAGCCGGGCCAAAAGTTTCGCATCATGGACGGACCGTTCGAGGACTGCATCGGTACCCTTCAACACCTGTCCGGCAAAGACCGGGTGGCAATCCTGCTGAACATTTTCAACAAACCTGTTGTGACCACCGCCCCTAGGCATATGGTCATGGCAATATAA
- the dsrB gene encoding dissimilatory-type sulfite reductase subunit beta has protein sequence MAFISSGYNPDKPMEGRISDIGPRHFGEYLPPVIKKNFGKWDYHEILEPGLLCHTALSGDKAFTVRCGGARLMTVTHIREICDIADKFCGGFLRFTTRNNIEFIVETLEEAQALKKFLNEQKFDGGSYKFPVGGTGAGVTNIVHTQGWVHCHTPATDASGTVKATMDAVFDDFKDMKLPAPVRISMACCLNMCGAVHCSDIAILGIHRKPPIIDHEYLDNLCEIPLAVAACPTGAVRPSKVELDGKTYKTVAIKEERCMFCGNCYTMCPSLPLSDGEGDGIAIMVGGKISNRITKPAFSKVVVPFVPNEPPLWPTMTKVIKKILDTYAADANKYERLGDWANRIGWERFFEKCDLEFTSHLIDDFRDPAYYTWRQTTQFKW, from the coding sequence ATGGCTTTCATTTCTTCCGGATACAATCCCGACAAACCGATGGAAGGTCGGATTTCCGACATCGGTCCTCGTCACTTCGGCGAGTACCTGCCGCCGGTCATCAAAAAGAACTTCGGCAAATGGGACTACCACGAGATCCTCGAGCCGGGTCTGCTGTGCCACACCGCCCTTTCCGGCGACAAGGCCTTCACCGTCCGTTGCGGTGGCGCCCGTCTGATGACCGTTACTCACATTCGTGAGATCTGCGACATCGCTGACAAGTTCTGCGGCGGTTTCCTGCGTTTCACCACCCGTAACAACATCGAGTTCATCGTTGAAACTCTTGAAGAAGCTCAGGCTCTCAAGAAGTTCCTGAATGAGCAGAAGTTTGACGGTGGTTCCTACAAGTTCCCGGTCGGCGGTACCGGCGCTGGTGTGACCAACATCGTTCACACTCAGGGTTGGGTCCACTGCCACACCCCGGCAACTGACGCTTCCGGTACCGTCAAGGCTACCATGGATGCCGTTTTCGATGACTTCAAAGACATGAAGCTGCCCGCTCCGGTTCGCATCTCCATGGCTTGCTGCCTCAACATGTGTGGCGCGGTTCACTGCTCCGATATCGCTATCCTCGGTATCCACCGCAAGCCGCCCATCATCGACCACGAATACCTGGACAACCTGTGCGAAATCCCGCTGGCCGTTGCTGCATGCCCGACCGGTGCTGTTCGCCCGTCCAAGGTCGAGCTCGATGGCAAGACCTACAAGACCGTCGCCATTAAGGAAGAGCGCTGCATGTTCTGTGGTAACTGCTACACCATGTGCCCCTCCCTGCCCCTGTCCGACGGTGAAGGCGATGGTATCGCCATCATGGTTGGCGGTAAGATCTCCAACCGTATCACCAAGCCGGCCTTCTCCAAGGTCGTCGTGCCCTTCGTCCCGAACGAGCCGCCCCTGTGGCCGACCATGACCAAGGTCATCAAGAAGATCCTCGACACCTACGCTGCCGATGCTAACAAGTACGAGCGTCTGGGTGACTGGGCCAACCGTATCGGTTGGGAACGTTTCTTCGAGAAATGCGACCTGGAATTCACCTCTCACCTGATTGATGACTTCCGCGATCCGGCTTACTACACCTGGCGTCAGACCACTCAGTTCAAGTGGTAA
- a CDS encoding ArsR family transcriptional regulator: MKLFLNPHVSCYLRELSKEFSASPNAIKGELDSLTNAGYLSRKQNGRSIFFQANKDHPFFPEIHSIVRKTLGIDQLLDDIIESLGEIDAAYILDDYALGKDSGIIDLLLVGNIKQNRLENLKSITEKKISRIIRTITVTADGFDASEKVLLSRPHWKVI; encoded by the coding sequence TTGAAGCTGTTTCTCAACCCGCATGTTTCCTGTTATTTAAGAGAATTATCAAAAGAATTCTCAGCCTCCCCCAACGCCATCAAGGGAGAGTTGGACAGTTTGACAAATGCAGGCTACTTGTCCCGCAAACAAAATGGACGCTCAATTTTCTTCCAAGCCAACAAGGACCACCCTTTTTTTCCGGAAATCCACTCCATTGTCCGAAAGACATTAGGCATTGACCAGCTACTCGATGACATTATCGAATCCCTTGGAGAAATTGATGCAGCCTACATCCTTGACGACTACGCTCTAGGCAAAGACTCTGGCATCATTGACCTTTTGCTTGTCGGCAACATCAAACAAAACAGACTGGAAAACTTAAAAAGCATCACGGAAAAAAAGATCAGCAGAATCATACGCACCATCACTGTCACTGCAGATGGGTTCGACGCTTCGGAAAAAGTTCTCCTGAGTCGCCCACACTGGAAAGTCATATAG
- a CDS encoding glycosyltransferase, whose amino-acid sequence MSKNNKFMRILLTTQRPDAVSSKINIPNFLRINDIKGVSIDLGGTEYAEYDFILFMGYDPRIAEARAVNPSAKIGIIDPRPGNREVVNGADFIIANGPEMRDFFADQFANIFLYPIYTEVPAHTRQHKAGPIRIGYHGNKVNLQLIAPHISGVLNILGGEHEIELAIFYNKEMLGPLDFPVCDINRVKLTTIQFREAELANFARTVDIGIVPNIIPTAPLPFDNNQPRLYNEHPSDYLTRYKATANAGRIFLFAQNAIPVIAGPTPSAAQLITDGESGFLPATPGGWYNALNALIQSPELRQTMGGNLQRKVADEFAIDILNKRLVEQFKNYKDKTAFRDKASGMQPALKPPLTQAPSKAQRFFNTLKRFGSSRLNK is encoded by the coding sequence GTGTCAAAAAACAATAAATTCATGCGAATACTCCTGACCACCCAACGTCCCGATGCTGTTTCCAGCAAGATAAACATCCCCAACTTCTTGCGCATCAATGATATAAAAGGCGTCAGTATCGACCTCGGCGGAACAGAGTACGCAGAGTACGACTTCATCCTGTTCATGGGCTATGATCCGCGAATTGCGGAAGCCAGAGCAGTCAACCCCTCAGCAAAAATCGGCATCATCGATCCTCGCCCCGGAAACCGGGAGGTGGTCAACGGCGCGGACTTCATCATAGCTAACGGCCCGGAGATGCGCGATTTTTTTGCCGATCAGTTCGCCAACATTTTCCTCTACCCGATCTACACGGAGGTCCCTGCCCATACGCGGCAGCACAAGGCGGGACCGATTCGCATAGGCTACCACGGCAACAAGGTGAACCTGCAACTGATCGCCCCGCACATCAGCGGCGTTCTCAATATACTGGGGGGGGAACACGAAATTGAACTCGCGATTTTTTACAACAAGGAGATGCTTGGTCCCTTGGACTTCCCTGTCTGCGACATCAACCGGGTCAAACTCACGACCATTCAATTCCGGGAAGCAGAGCTGGCCAATTTTGCAAGGACAGTGGACATCGGCATCGTGCCCAACATTATCCCGACAGCACCTCTGCCGTTCGACAACAATCAGCCCCGGCTGTACAATGAACATCCCTCCGATTATCTGACACGCTACAAAGCCACAGCCAATGCGGGACGAATATTCCTGTTTGCTCAAAACGCTATTCCGGTCATAGCTGGCCCCACTCCTTCCGCGGCTCAACTCATCACGGACGGGGAAAGCGGCTTTCTGCCCGCAACCCCAGGTGGGTGGTACAATGCACTTAACGCCCTAATCCAGTCTCCCGAACTGCGCCAAACAATGGGCGGTAATCTACAGCGCAAGGTGGCAGACGAATTCGCCATCGATATCCTAAACAAACGCCTTGTTGAACAATTCAAGAATTATAAAGACAAAACCGCCTTCCGGGATAAAGCTTCGGGCATGCAGCCCGCACTGAAACCGCCATTGACTCAGGCTCCTTCCAAGGCACAACGGTTTTTCAACACACTCAAACGGTTCGGCTCGTCCCGACTGAACAAATAA
- a CDS encoding cobyrinate a,c-diamide synthase translates to MQNAIPRFILAGLSGGTGKTIVSLALARAFSRGGLHVAPFKKGPDYIDAKWLGLAAGRPCSNLDPFFHTDDVIRSIFWHKSKGADMSLIEGNRGLFDGKDEHGSCSTAELARKLDAPVILTIDCTKMTRTVAAIVQGCAMFEPGLHLAGVVLNRTAGERHRSVLRKSIEEHTDVPVIGMLPKISKNPIPERHMGLMSDQEYGDDACGGEQDALNSLADMAEEWLDLHAITEIAKQAPDFGATPGPLYPGKPAPKKVRIGYVHDAALWFYYPENLEALEHAGAELVRLSILSDEPWPEVDGLYLGGGFPEVFAERIAENRSVLAGIRAMAENGLPIYAECGGFMILCDFLEYEKTEHSMAGVFPVGTNFCPRPQGLGYTEAVAEDDSVFYSKGTTVFGHEFHYSNCLNSKGKVLDLSMKMVRGKGIVDGRDGLLYKNTLAGYNHIHALAVPGWAERFVEAAALSGTR, encoded by the coding sequence GTGCAGAACGCAATTCCCAGATTCATCCTTGCGGGCCTTTCCGGCGGTACAGGAAAAACAATAGTTTCCCTTGCTCTTGCCCGTGCTTTCAGCCGGGGAGGGCTTCACGTCGCTCCTTTCAAAAAGGGGCCGGACTACATTGATGCCAAATGGCTCGGACTCGCTGCTGGCCGTCCCTGTTCCAATCTTGATCCCTTTTTCCATACTGATGACGTGATCCGTTCCATATTTTGGCACAAGTCAAAGGGCGCGGACATGAGTCTTATCGAGGGAAATCGAGGGTTGTTCGACGGCAAGGATGAGCATGGTTCCTGCTCAACCGCAGAGCTTGCCCGCAAATTGGATGCACCGGTCATCTTGACCATCGATTGCACCAAGATGACCCGCACGGTGGCGGCCATCGTGCAGGGCTGCGCGATGTTTGAACCGGGTCTTCATCTCGCGGGTGTCGTTCTTAACCGAACAGCGGGGGAACGGCATCGCTCGGTCCTCAGGAAAAGCATCGAGGAGCATACCGATGTTCCTGTGATAGGGATGCTTCCCAAAATTTCAAAAAATCCCATCCCCGAACGACATATGGGGCTCATGTCCGATCAGGAGTATGGCGACGATGCTTGCGGTGGTGAGCAGGATGCCTTGAACTCATTGGCTGACATGGCGGAAGAATGGCTCGATCTTCATGCTATTACAGAAATAGCGAAGCAGGCTCCGGATTTTGGCGCAACTCCCGGACCGCTGTATCCCGGAAAGCCTGCCCCCAAAAAGGTTCGCATTGGGTATGTTCACGATGCGGCTCTCTGGTTTTACTATCCGGAGAATCTTGAAGCCTTGGAGCATGCCGGAGCCGAACTGGTCAGGTTGAGCATCCTCTCTGATGAACCGTGGCCTGAAGTCGATGGACTGTATCTTGGAGGCGGTTTCCCTGAAGTTTTCGCGGAGAGAATTGCCGAGAACAGGTCAGTCCTTGCTGGTATTCGGGCGATGGCAGAAAATGGTTTGCCTATTTATGCAGAGTGCGGCGGCTTCATGATTTTGTGCGACTTTTTGGAGTACGAAAAAACCGAGCATAGTATGGCAGGCGTGTTCCCCGTTGGAACGAATTTTTGTCCGCGTCCGCAGGGACTCGGGTATACCGAGGCTGTTGCTGAAGATGATTCCGTTTTCTACTCAAAGGGGACAACGGTCTTCGGTCATGAATTTCATTACTCCAACTGCCTTAACAGTAAGGGCAAGGTCCTTGATTTATCGATGAAAATGGTTCGCGGAAAGGGTATTGTAGATGGCCGCGACGGCCTGCTTTATAAAAATACGCTCGCGGGATACAACCATATTCACGCATTGGCCGTACCCGGTTGGGCAGAAAGGTTTGTCGAGGCCGCTGCCTTGAGCGGAACACGCTAA
- a CDS encoding YkgJ family cysteine cluster protein — translation MHNSDDKTPRCKGCGICCRNGGPAIHIKDMPLIEDGTLPLSDIVTLRPGERVYDQPAQSMMMLDSEILKIKGRDGTWTCMYYSPEGSACGIYESRPEECRLLFCRDIEPLAAMYEKDRLTRKDVLPEGHPLLQLIAEHDEKCAPVRMEETAKAAREGNAEAGETLREMVLFDMEMRRLVPEKTGMPADMNDFLFGRPLRVLLRTMNINVYEVGESIRFGFAQGE, via the coding sequence TTGCATAATTCAGATGACAAAACACCCCGCTGCAAGGGCTGCGGAATCTGCTGTCGAAATGGCGGTCCGGCCATTCATATAAAGGACATGCCACTCATCGAAGACGGCACGCTTCCGCTCTCCGATATTGTAACCCTCCGCCCCGGCGAACGCGTTTACGATCAACCGGCTCAAAGCATGATGATGCTCGACTCCGAAATTCTCAAGATAAAAGGGAGAGATGGGACCTGGACCTGCATGTACTACAGCCCGGAAGGCAGTGCCTGCGGCATCTATGAATCTCGTCCGGAAGAGTGCCGGCTGCTTTTCTGCCGGGATATCGAACCACTGGCCGCCATGTACGAGAAGGACCGCTTGACCCGCAAGGACGTTCTCCCGGAGGGACACCCCCTGCTCCAGCTCATCGCCGAACACGATGAGAAATGTGCCCCTGTCAGAATGGAGGAAACCGCGAAAGCGGCCCGCGAAGGAAACGCCGAGGCAGGCGAAACGCTTCGCGAGATGGTGCTCTTTGACATGGAGATGCGCCGACTGGTACCCGAAAAAACCGGCATGCCCGCCGACATGAATGATTTCCTGTTCGGCAGACCCCTACGGGTTCTGCTACGCACCATGAATATAAATGTATATGAAGTGGGCGAGTCCATCCGATTCGGATTCGCTCAGGGAGAATAA